TGGCCGCCATGACCGGTGCCCAAACCGACCGCATGACCCGCGACGACGGCTGGCGCCTGCTCAGCATTGGCCGCCACATCGAGCGCCTGGGCTTTTTGTCCACCGCCCTGGCGCGGGGTTTCAAGGCTGGTTCGCTGGCCAACACCGGTGGCTTCGAAGCCATGGTGGCGCTGTTTGACAGCACCATCACCTTCCATTCGCAGTACCAGCAAAGCCGTGATGTGGCCGCACTGGTCGATTTGCTGGTGCTGGACCGCGACAACCCGCGCTCCCTGGCCTGGGTGGCGCACACCTTGCGGGGCCGTCTGGCCAAGCTGGCAGGCAGCCCGGCAGGCGTACTCAGTCCCATGTCGAACAAAGTACTGTCGCCCGACGCATGGGACCTGGCCGAGCTCTGCAGCGTCGATGCCCAGGGCCACTACACGGTGCTGACCGACCTGCTGGCCCAATGCAGCCAATGCGCATTTGATATTTCAGACGAAATCAGCGCCACCTACTTCACCCATTCACGGGACGCAAAAACCAGTCTGGGGGCGTGAGCCATGCAACTTGAGATCACCCACGAAACCCACTACTCCTACCAGCCCGCGGTAGAGACGGCGCAGCACGTGGCGCATTTGCGCCCGCCCAGCACGCCCCACCAGCAACTGCTGAGCCACACCCTGACCATCACCCCCACGCCCAGCCAGCTCACCCAGTCATTGGACGTATACGGCAACCTGTGCTCGTTCTTTGCACTGCAGGCCGTGCACGACGAACTCAGCGTGGTGGCCCGCAGCCTGGTGCGCACCAGCATGCCGGTGTGGCCCAGCAGCGCCCTGACCTGGGAGCAGGTGCGCGAGCGCTTTCGCTACCGGGCCGGGGCCCAGTTCAGTGCGGCTTCGGAATTTGTCTTTGCCTCGCCCTACGTGCCGCGGCATCCGGATTTTCTGGCCTATGCCAAGCCCAGCTTCGGCCCCGGCGTGCCCCTGCTGGCCGCCGCGCAGAACCTGATGGAGCGCATCTACGACGACTTCACCTACTCGTCGGAGAGCACCGAGGTCAACACCCCCGCGGTCGAGGCGCTGGCGCTGCGCAAAGGCGTGTGCCAGGACTTTGCCCACATCATGGTGGCCTGCTGCCGCGCCATGGGCCTGCCTGCGCGCTACGTCAGCGGCTACCTGCTGACCCACCCCGCCCCGGGCCAGCCCCGGCTGATCGGCAGCGACGCCTCGCATGCCTGGGCCTCGGTGTATGTGCCCGACCAGTCGGGCGACCTGGGCTGGTGCGACTTCGACCCCACCAATAACCGCGCCCCCGGCGACGACTACGTTACCCTGGCCACCGGCCGCGACTATTCCGACGTATCACCCATGCGCGGCGTGATCCACGGCGGTGCCAGCCACATCCTCAGTGTGGCCGTCACGGTGATGCCTCTGGAGCCCGTGAGCCCGCCGCCGCCGCGCCCGGCGCGGGCCAGCCAGAACAGCGATGGATCGTCGCAGTCCCAATCGCAGAGCCAAAGCAGCAGCTGGCAGCCTCCCACCCAGCAGTGGCAGTAAATTGCCCATACTACATAATTCATAGCTGCTCGTGCTTATAGGATAAGCACGAAAGGCCCATTTAACCCCTAAAGGAAGATCCATGGACATTTACGCCAAGTTGCAAGAGCTCAACATCACCCTGCCCCCCATCGCCATTCCGGCCGCAGCCTACGTGCCATTTGTGCAAACCGGCAAGCTGGTGTTCCTCAGCGGCCATATCGCCAAGAAAGACGGTGCGGTGTGGGTCGGTCAATTGGGCAAGAACATCGCCACCGCCGAGGGCAAAGATTCCGCACGGGCGATTGCCATCGACCTGCTGGGTACGCTCCACGCCGCCGTGGGCGACCTGAACAAGGTCACGCGCATCGTCAAGCTGATGTCGCTGGTCAACTCCACCCCCGACTTCACCGAGCAGCACCTGGTCACCAACGGTGCCAGTGAGCTGCTGGGCGCGGTGTTTGGTCCGGTCATCGGTGCCCATGCCCGCAGCGCTTTCGGCGTGGCGCAGATCCCCATGGGGGCCTGCGTCGAGATCGAGCTGATCGCTGAAGTAGCCTGATCGGCTAGAAGCTTTCCCAGTCGCCTTCGCCGCCTGCAGCAGCAGGGGCGGCAGCGGGCCTGGCCTTCGGCGCCGCCAGGGAGCGGGCTGCAGGGGCGGCTTTGGGGGCGGTGCGCACAGGGGCTGCCACCGCAGCGGGCTTGGCGGGCGCGGGTTTCGCGGCCAGCGGCTTGTTCGGCAACCGGGCAGCCGGGGCCCGTGGTGCTGGCGCGGCCAGCGGGGTGTGCCGTGCGGGGGCGGCCACGGACCGACCGCCGTGCACCGACGCATTCACCTTGAACACCGCCACGGCCGTGGCCAGTTGGTCGGCCTGCTCGCGCATGCTGGTGGCGGCCGCGGCGCTTTCCTCGACCAGGGCCGAGTTTTGCTGCGTCATCTGGTCCAGATTGACCACGGCACGGTTGATCTCGTTGATGCCGGTGCTTTGCTCGGTGGCCGCGGCGGTGATTTCGCCGACGATGTCGGTCACGCGTTTGACCGACTGCACGATATCGCTCATGGTGCTGCCCGCCTCGGCCACCAGCCGCGCGCCAGACTCGACCTTTTCCACCGAGCTGCCGATCAGGCCCTTGATCTCCTTGGCCGCCTGGGCGCTGCGCTGCGCCAGGCTGCGCACTTCGCTGGCCACCACCGCAAAGCCCCGTCCCTGCTCACCCGCACGGGCGGCTTCCACGGCGGCATTCAACGCCAAAATATTGGTCTGGAAGGCAATGCCGTCGATCACACCGATGATGTCGGAAATCTTCTTGCTGCTGGCGTTGATCTCCTCCATCGTCACCACCACCTGCTTGACCACTTCTCCGCCCTTTTTCGCCACGCTGGACGCGCTGGCTGCCAGCGAGCTGGCCTGGTTGGCGTTGTCGCTGCTCTGGCGCACGGTCTGGGTCAGGTGGTCCATGGAGGCCGCGGTTTGCTGCAGGTTGCTGGCGGTCTGCTCGGTACGGGCCGCCAGGTCGTTGTTGCCGCTGGCGATTTCGGAACTGGCAGTGGCAATGCTGTCGGTGCTTTGGCGCACCTGGTGAACCATGCGGCCCAGGGACAGGCTCATCGTGCTCAAGGACCGCAGCAGATCGCCAAACTCGTCCTTGCGCGCCGAATCCAGCGGCATGCTGAGATCGCCCTCGGCGATACGGGCCGCGGCCTCGTTGGCCAGGCCCAGTGGCTGCTGGATGCTTCGGATCAGCCAGACGGCCCCGGCCAGCAAGCCCATCACCAGCAACGCCAGGCACACACCGATAATTTTGTACAGCAGCGCGCGTTCGGCGTTGGACTCGGCATCTGTCTGCGCCAGGGCCTGTTCCTGCATTTCCACAAACTTGCGCTGGTGCCCCAAATAGGTACTGACCGCGGCTTTGACTTCGCCTTGCAGCAGCGCCAGCGCTTCCTCGGTTTTGCCGTCCTTTTTGAGCTGCTGGGCGCGGGCCCGGCTGTCGAGCACCTTGGTCCGGGCGCTGGCGATGGTGTCGAGCTGGGCTTTGTCGCCCGGGCTCAGATCCATCGCGGAAATGCTCTTCTGGATCTCGGTAATCTGCGCGCTGGTGGCGGTAGTAGGCTCCTTGAAAGCCGCCGCCACGGCGGGATCGGAGCTCAACAGGGAAGCCTCGGCACGCAAGGCATTCAGGCTGGTCAGACCCGCCCAGCGGGTGGACTGGAGCACGCGCTGGTCCATGGCAGCCTGGGAGGTCTGGGTGCGGGCCTGCAATGCCATGGAGCGGTAACCGGCCACCCCGGCCAACACCAGCAGTGCGACCACGATGGCTCCCACGGCCAGCCAAAGTTTCGCGGCTACGCGCAAGTTGCTGAAGTTCATGGTATTTCCTAGTTATGCAAGATTTGTCTGCCACACAAATTGTGACAGATTCACCCACCAGGAAATAGCCTGAACACCCTTAGAAAGACCTATTCGACCCGCGTTACGCTGCCCGGTTTAAAGCCCAGGTCGGCCAGCTTGCCCTTGCGCCCGCGCACCGCCCGGGCATTGTTCAAACTGCGGATCTCCAGCGTCTCGGAGCGGGGCTTGGCACCACGCCCCACGCCGTCGATGCGGATGCTGCGGGTGTAGGCCGCGGCACCGGCCAGGGTGTCGGCATCTTCCAGCGCAATCAGCATCAGGCCGCGCCCGCCCTTGGGCTGCAGTTTCAGCTCAGAAATCTCAAAAGTGAGAATCCGCCCGCCGGTGGAGGCACAGGCCACGTGGGTGGCAGGCAGCACCGGCTGGCTGCCGCTGGAGCCGCTGGCGTGGGACGGCGGGTTCACCGTCTCGCCCTCGCCCACGGTGATGAAGGCCTTACCGCTCTTGTTGCGGGCTTGCATGTCGTCCACGGTGGCCAAAAAGCCGTAGCCGCCCGAGCTGGACAACAGCAGCGTGGCGCTGCCCGGCCCGGCAAAGTAGTGCGCCACCTGGGTGCCACTTTCCAGCTCGATCAGGGTGGTGACCGGTTGGCCATCGCCGCGCGCGCCAGGCAGCGAGGCCACGGGCACGGTGTAGACACGGCCCACCTTGTCCTTGGCCGTGCCAAACACCAGCAGGGTGTCCACGCTGCGGCATTCAAAAGTGCCGTACAGCGCGTCGCCGGATTTGAAGCTGTATTCGGCCCCGCCCTCC
This sequence is a window from Rhodoferax sp. WC2427. Protein-coding genes within it:
- a CDS encoding transglutaminase domain-containing protein, whose product is MQLEITHETHYSYQPAVETAQHVAHLRPPSTPHQQLLSHTLTITPTPSQLTQSLDVYGNLCSFFALQAVHDELSVVARSLVRTSMPVWPSSALTWEQVRERFRYRAGAQFSAASEFVFASPYVPRHPDFLAYAKPSFGPGVPLLAAAQNLMERIYDDFTYSSESTEVNTPAVEALALRKGVCQDFAHIMVACCRAMGLPARYVSGYLLTHPAPGQPRLIGSDASHAWASVYVPDQSGDLGWCDFDPTNNRAPGDDYVTLATGRDYSDVSPMRGVIHGGASHILSVAVTVMPLEPVSPPPPRPARASQNSDGSSQSQSQSQSSSWQPPTQQWQ
- a CDS encoding RidA family protein; the encoded protein is MDIYAKLQELNITLPPIAIPAAAYVPFVQTGKLVFLSGHIAKKDGAVWVGQLGKNIATAEGKDSARAIAIDLLGTLHAAVGDLNKVTRIVKLMSLVNSTPDFTEQHLVTNGASELLGAVFGPVIGAHARSAFGVAQIPMGACVEIELIAEVA
- a CDS encoding methyl-accepting chemotaxis protein — protein: MNFSNLRVAAKLWLAVGAIVVALLVLAGVAGYRSMALQARTQTSQAAMDQRVLQSTRWAGLTSLNALRAEASLLSSDPAVAAAFKEPTTATSAQITEIQKSISAMDLSPGDKAQLDTIASARTKVLDSRARAQQLKKDGKTEEALALLQGEVKAAVSTYLGHQRKFVEMQEQALAQTDAESNAERALLYKIIGVCLALLVMGLLAGAVWLIRSIQQPLGLANEAAARIAEGDLSMPLDSARKDEFGDLLRSLSTMSLSLGRMVHQVRQSTDSIATASSEIASGNNDLAARTEQTASNLQQTAASMDHLTQTVRQSSDNANQASSLAASASSVAKKGGEVVKQVVVTMEEINASSKKISDIIGVIDGIAFQTNILALNAAVEAARAGEQGRGFAVVASEVRSLAQRSAQAAKEIKGLIGSSVEKVESGARLVAEAGSTMSDIVQSVKRVTDIVGEITAAATEQSTGINEINRAVVNLDQMTQQNSALVEESAAAATSMREQADQLATAVAVFKVNASVHGGRSVAAPARHTPLAAPAPRAPAARLPNKPLAAKPAPAKPAAVAAPVRTAPKAAPAARSLAAPKARPAAAPAAAGGEGDWESF